The genome window CCTGGACCTCACCAACTAAGCAGGCCCGCCATCAGAGAGGCCTATCAGGAAGGCCCACAGAGGGAACAATCTTTCGGGACGAGGCTGGCGGCTCCCCGCATCGGGTGGAGCCCGGCCCGTCTCCGAGCGTCGATCGGAGATCATCAAGATGAAAGGACTCATTCTGTCCGGGGGCAAAGGCACGCGCCTGCGACCTCTGACCTATACCTCGGCCAAGCAGCTGGTGCCGGTGGCCAACAAGCCGGTGCTCTACTACGGCATCGAATCGGTGGTGGCCTCGGGCATCACCGACATCGGCATCGTGGTGGGGGAGACCAAAGACGAGATCAAGGAGGCGGTGGGGGACGGCTCGCGCTTCGGTGCGCAGGTCACCTACATCGAGCAGGACGCTCCTCGGGGGCTGGCCCACGCGGTGCTCATCGCCGAGGAGTTCATCGGCGAGGATTCCTTCGTCATGTATCTGGGGGACAACCTCATCGCCGGCGGCATCACCAGCCTGGTGGAGGAGTTCCAGAGCCTTGGCCCCAACGCTGAGATTCTTCTGGCTCACGTGAAGAACCCCCAGCAGTTCGGCGTCGCCGAGCTGCACGAGGACGGCCGGGTCAAGCGGCTGGTGGAGAAGCCCAAGGAGCCCCAGAGCGATCTGGCGCTGGTGGGGGTCTACATGTTCGACCACCACATCTTCGAGAGCGTCAAGCGCATCAAGCCGTCGGCC of Acidobacteriota bacterium contains these proteins:
- a CDS encoding glucose-1-phosphate thymidylyltransferase, which gives rise to MKGLILSGGKGTRLRPLTYTSAKQLVPVANKPVLYYGIESVVASGITDIGIVVGETKDEIKEAVGDGSRFGAQVTYIEQDAPRGLAHAVLIAEEFIGEDSFVMYLGDNLIAGGITSLVEEFQSLGPNAEILLAHVKNPQQFGVAELHEDGRVKRLVEKPKEPQSDLALVGVYMFDHHIFESVKRIKPSARGELEITDAIQDLIDRGLSVHPHVVKGWWKDTGKLEDMLEANRIVLDTLDNGVAIEIPAGSRVEGRVSLGHGVELVDSLVRGPVVIGAGTKLDHAFVGPYTSIGKRCVLKRCELENSIVLNNCEIRDIPLRIDGSLIGRNARIVKTDFKPKAYRFMLGDNSEVGIT